A portion of the Synergistaceae bacterium genome contains these proteins:
- a CDS encoding sugar ABC transporter ATP-binding protein, with the protein MSDKILLEAKHIDKRFGITHAVNNVSLNISAGEIRALIGENGSGKSTFCQMLCGIYTIGGGTFTLDGQVMHIKNQVEANNLGVSIIVQEMGTLSGLTVAENIFLGHEAPFMHYGIKDTRAMIREGQKLLDEYGFKNIRAGAMIDNYNFEDRKLVEIVKATYMKPKILIVDETTTALSRKGRLELYKIINEIREDGRSVIFISHDLGEILLQCDTISILRDGEYIDTVNAKDVNEDDLKRLMVGREIGSAYYRTDYGKEISPEVVISVKDVTVPGQIQDISFDLHRGEILGFGGLSECGMHEVGKAVFGASLDRTGSVKLSDGTEINDIPSAIKHSIAYASKDRDNESIILNESIRNNIVLPSLDDLAMRKLLSSRKLNKFAKEHAEKMQTKMQGIHQFISDLSGGNKQKVVLARWIGKGSDILVLDSPTRGIDVKVKQAIYALMQELTAQGKSIIMISEEIPELLGMSDRILIMKDGKINGEFIRSESLSEEDLIAKMV; encoded by the coding sequence ATGTCAGATAAAATATTACTTGAAGCAAAACACATTGATAAAAGATTCGGAATCACTCACGCAGTTAATAATGTCAGCTTGAATATTTCAGCCGGAGAAATCAGGGCATTAATCGGCGAAAACGGTTCGGGCAAGTCTACATTCTGCCAAATGTTATGCGGGATTTACACAATAGGCGGAGGGACTTTCACACTTGACGGCCAAGTTATGCACATTAAGAATCAGGTCGAGGCAAATAATCTCGGAGTCTCTATAATAGTTCAGGAAATGGGCACTTTATCGGGCTTGACTGTCGCAGAAAATATATTTTTAGGCCATGAAGCCCCGTTTATGCATTATGGAATCAAGGACACCCGCGCAATGATTCGGGAAGGCCAGAAATTGCTTGATGAGTACGGATTTAAGAATATACGCGCCGGAGCAATGATCGATAATTATAATTTTGAAGATAGAAAGCTAGTAGAAATTGTGAAAGCTACTTATATGAAGCCTAAAATTTTAATAGTCGACGAGACAACTACGGCATTATCTCGAAAAGGAAGGCTTGAGCTCTATAAAATTATTAACGAAATCAGAGAAGACGGCCGGAGCGTTATATTTATTAGTCATGATTTAGGCGAGATTTTATTACAATGCGACACTATCAGCATTTTACGAGACGGCGAATATATTGACACGGTGAATGCTAAGGACGTTAACGAGGATGATTTAAAGCGTCTCATGGTAGGCCGCGAAATAGGCTCGGCTTATTACAGGACTGATTACGGCAAAGAAATTTCACCGGAAGTAGTAATAAGCGTTAAAGATGTTACAGTTCCGGGACAAATTCAAGATATCAGCTTTGATTTACATCGCGGGGAGATTTTAGGGTTCGGCGGTCTGTCAGAGTGCGGAATGCATGAGGTCGGCAAAGCAGTATTCGGAGCTTCACTTGATAGAACGGGCAGCGTCAAACTTTCTGACGGAACAGAAATTAATGATATACCTTCAGCAATAAAGCACTCAATTGCATATGCATCGAAAGATAGGGACAACGAGTCTATAATTCTTAATGAGAGCATAAGAAATAATATAGTATTGCCCTCACTCGATGACTTGGCCATGAGAAAATTATTAAGTTCCCGCAAATTAAACAAGTTCGCCAAAGAACACGCCGAGAAAATGCAGACGAAGATGCAGGGAATCCATCAATTTATTTCGGATTTGTCCGGCGGAAATAAGCAAAAAGTTGTCTTAGCCCGCTGGATAGGCAAGGGCAGTGATATATTAGTTCTTGACTCGCCGACTAGAGGGATCGACGTTAAAGTCAAACAGGCAATTTACGCGCTCATGCAGGAATTAACGGCTCAGGGCAAGTCTATAATCATGATAAGTGAAGAGATTCCCGAACTTCTCGGAATGTCCGACAGAATATTAATAATGAAGGACGGTAAAATCAACGGGGAATTTATACGCAGTGAGTCTTTATCCGAAGAAGATTTAATTGCTAAAATGGTATAA